Proteins from a single region of Punica granatum isolate Tunisia-2019 chromosome 8, ASM765513v2, whole genome shotgun sequence:
- the LOC116189093 gene encoding F-box protein AFR produces the protein MSGSGNLPSLELANSEDSEIGGSDSNPIIPGLPDDIAELCLLHVPYPYQALVRSVCSSWNRVIEDPNFLVSRKSLSLSLWYLFVCSFHKSTARIQWQALDPRSGSWFVLPPMPAHKGASAPAFAFASAPRQGKLFVLGGSHKDTKSAMGTTVMYHASTNRWSLLAPMRNPRAFFTAGCVGGKIVAAGGCRPPLCTTLSAVECYDMKTDTWSQAAAMRPGLVKYDSAVVGNRLYLTEGWTWPFTFTPRGLVYDPDKDTWQEMRAGMREGWTGIGVVLKDRLFVVSEHGDHRLKVYCPEGDTWKYVNGDRFPCEALKKPFAVSGGDHGVIYVVASGLHVGVGRVFEMEDGEFSVTWEVAAAPKAFHDFSPCNAQLLYA, from the coding sequence ATGTCAGGTTCCGGGAATTTGCCATCTCTCGAGCTGGCTAATTCCGAGGATTCTGAAATCGGAGGATCGGACTCGAATCCCATAATCCCGGGCCTGCCGGACGACATTGCGGAGCTCTGCCTGCTCCACGTGCCGTATCCCTATCAAGCTCTTGTACGGTCAGTGTGCTCTTCGTGGAACAGAGTGATCGAAGACCCGAACTTTCTCGTGTCTCGGAAAtccctttccctctctctGTGGTACCTCTTCGTCTGCTCATTCCACAAATCAACGGCCAGGATCCAGTGGCAGGCCCTGGACCCGCGATCCGGCAGCTGGTTCGTCCTCCCTCCCATGCCAGCCCATAAGGGTGCCAGCGCGCCTGCATTTGCCTTTGCGTCGGCTCCTCGCCAGGGGAAGCTCTTCGTCCTCGGCGGGTCCCACAAAGACACGAAGTCTGCCATGGGGACTACGGTCATGTACCACGCATCGACAAACCGATGGTCCCTGCTGGCTCCAATGCGGAACCCCCGAGCATTTTTCACAGCTGGTTGCGTGGGTGGCAAGATTGTGGCTGCGGGCGGGTGCAGACCTCCTTTGTGCACCACATTATCAGCGGTCGAATGCTACGACATGAAGACTGACACGTGGTCGCAGGCAGCAGCGATGCGACCCGGGCTGGTGAAGTATGACTCCGCTGTGGTGGGCAACAGGCTCTACCTGACCGAGGGGTGGACGTGGCCTTTCACATTCACGCCGCGTGGACTGGTGTACGATCCCGACAAGGACACGTGGCAGGAGATGAGGGCGGGGATGAGGGAAGGGTGGACGGGGATCGGGGTCGTGCTCAAAGACAGGCTGTTCGTGGTGTCGGAGCATGGTGACCACCGGCTCAAGGTGTACTGCCCCGAGGGCGATACATGGAAGTATGTCAATGGGGACCGGTTCCCCTGCGAGGCATTGAAGAAGCCATTTGCAGTCAGTGGGGGGGACCACGGAGTGATATATGTGGTGGCGAGCGGGCTCCATGTCGGGGTCGGGAGAGTATTCGAAATGGAGGACGGGGAGTTCTCGGTGACCTGGGAGGTGGCGGCGGCCCCGAAGGCCTTCCACGACTTCTCTCCTTGTAATGCTCAGTTACTTTACGCATAG
- the LOC116189652 gene encoding 54S ribosomal protein L24, mitochondrial, whose product MAFRGREMMKKVLKKVGEDNLAPGVKESLEKCIPKSKIVMGRANRGIFAGRHIRFGNRVSEDGGNKSRRSWKPNVQEKRLFSYILDRHIRVKVTTHALRCIDKAGGIDEYLLKTPYHKMDTELGLYWKAKIEKLYEELGKMEVVFFSPEDEAKFEQGFKDLKLEERATRREFRRQMYGGSSKPKLGEDRTEDNHEEDVHTHQVAANS is encoded by the exons ATGGCATTCAGAGGGAGGGAGATGATGAAGAAGGTGCTGAAGAAGGTCGGAGAGGACAATCTGGCGCCGGGAGTGAAGGAGTCCCTCGAGAAATGCATCCCCAAGTCGAAGATCGTCATGGGGCGGGCCAACCGCGGCATCTTCGCCGGCCGTCACATCCGCTTCGGCAACCGCGTTAGCGAAGATGGCGGCAACAA GTCGAGGAGGAGTTGGAAGCCTAATGTGCAGGAGAAACGGCTCTTCAGTTACATCCTTGACCGCCACATTCGTGTGAAAGTCACCACCCACGCCCTCCGCTGCATCGATAAAGCAGGTGGAATCGACGAGTACCTTCTCAAGACTCCTTACCACAAGATGGACACAGAGTTGGGTCTTTACTGGAAAGCCAAGATCGAGAAGCTCTACGAAGAGCTCGGGAAGATGGAGGTGGTGTTCTTTTCCCCCGAGGATGAAGCCAAATTCGAACAGGGCTTCAAGGATCTAAAGCTGGAAGAGAGAGCCACCCGCAGGGAGTTCAGGAGGCAGATGTATGGTGGTTCCAGCAAACCGAAACTGGGCGAGGACAGAACGGAAGACAATCACGAAGAGGATGTTCACACGCATCAGGTAGCAGCTAATTCTTGA